The Setaria viridis chromosome 9, Setaria_viridis_v4.0, whole genome shotgun sequence sequence GAGCAGCCAGCCAGCGCCGTTCCCTCTGATGCCGTCCACTTCCACGTCCCTCCCGTGCTGCCGTGCACGACAAACCCAGGCGCTCGTGCCGGTGTAGCCATAGCCCCGATGACTTTGACGACGCGCTGGGATTGTTGCGGCCGGAAGCTATAAGCCGAGCACGCCGGCCGATCGCTGAGAGATCAACGTGTCTTGTTCCAGCTCCACCATGGCGTCTGTTCTTGCCGCGGTGGTGCCCGTCCTGCTCGCTCTTCTGGCTCGAAGCGGATCACCGGCcgcagccggcgccgccaccgagtTCGTTCTCGCCGGCTTCGCGGGTGCGAACTTGACGGCCAGCGGCGCGGCCGTGGTCACCTCCTCCGGCCTCCTTCGGCTCACCAACGAGACCAACGAGGCGTTCGGGCACGGCTTCCACCCCGCACCGCTGCGGTTCAAGGACGCCTCCACGGGCGCGCCGGTCTCCTTCTCCACCACGTTCGTGGTCGCCATCCTGCCGCGCTACCCGGACGCGCACGGCCACGGGCTCGCTTTCGCGCTGGCGCCGTCGGCGACCGTGTCGGGAGCCGTGGCGGGGAAGAACCTCGGGCTTTTTAACACGTCGAACCACCTCGGGAATGGGCAGAGCGAGGTCGTCGCTGTCGAGCTCGACACGGCGATGGACGAGGAGTTCGCCGACATCAACGACAACCACGTCGGCGTCGACGTCAACAGCCTAAAGTCCAATTGCTCGAAGCCAGCGGGCtacgtcgccgacgccggcaCCGTCAAGCTCAACGTCAGCTTGGTCTGCGGGGACCCCCTGCAGGTGTGGATCGAGTACGACGGCGCGAGCACGCGCCTCGAGGTGACCGTGTCACCGGCCGGCGTGCCCAGGCCGGCCGTCCCGCTTGTGTCTTGCGCCGTCAACCTCTCGTCGGTGGTGGCCGACGGCACGTACGTCGGGTTCTCGGCCGCGAACGGCGCTGCCTCGAGCTCGCACTACGTTCTCGGCTGGAGCTttcgcctcggcggcggccgcgcgccggACCTCGACCTGTCAAAGCTCCCGCGGGTCCCGTCGTCTAGGCCCAAGAAGACCATGCATCCGCAACTGGTCCTGGCGCTGATCCTGCTTGCCGTCGTGGCGCTCCTCGTGGTGTCAGCGGGCGTCACGCTGTTCGTCGTCTGGCGCCGGCGGTTCACCGAGGTGGAGGAAGATTGGGAGTTGGAGTACGGACCTCACCGGATCAGCTACAAAGACCTGCACGCGGCGACCAGAGGCTTCCGCGACgtcatcggcgccggcggcttcgGCCGCGTGTACCATGGCGTGCTCCGGCGGTCGGGCACGGAGGTCGCCGTCAAGAAGGTGGCCCATGACTCGCGGCAGGGCTTGCGCGAGTTCGTCTCGGAGATCGCGAGCATGAGCCGGCTGCGCCACCGCAACCTGGTCCAGCTCCTCGGCTACTGCCGGCGACGGGGAGAGCTCATACTCGTCTACGACTACATGGTCAACGGCAGCCTCGACAAGCACCTATTCGACGCTGAAAACAGGCCGGCGCTGAGCTGGGAGCGGCGCGCCAAGATCATCCGCGACGTTGCCGCCGGGTTGCTGTACCTGCACGAGGAGTGGGAGCAGGTGGTGGTGCACCGCGACATCAAGGCCAGCAACGTCCTCCTCGACACCGACATGAACGGCAAGCTCAGCGACTTCGGCCTGGCGCGGCTCTACGACCACGGCAGCGATTCGCAGACGACGCACGTCATCGGGACGCTCGGGTACCTCGCGCCGGAGATGATCAAGACCGGCAAGGCCACCCCGAGCGCCGACGTGTTCGCGTTCGGCGCCTTCCTGCTCGAGGTGGCCTGCGGCCGGAGGCCCGTGGAGTCACTCAGCAACAACAATGCGGACCCGGCGGGGCTCGTCGACAACGTCCTCGAGTGCTGGAAGACCGGGAGGATCAGAGACGCCAGGGACCCGAGGATCGGCAAGTGCGACGAGGACGACCTCGAGCTGGTGCTCAAGCTCGGGTTGCTATGCTCGCACCCTGATCCCCGGTGCCGGCCGAGCATGAGGCAGGTGGTGCAGGTACTGGAAGGCGCCGCGCCGGTGCCGGAGACGCCGCCGGAAGATCTAGGCAGCAGCGGCAGGACCTTCGGGTACTACGAGACGTTCGATGAGTTCCTCAACATGTTCCCGACGACGATCGAGGTGGCGACCGTCACGCCGCGCCTTGGTCGCACTCCAGCGCCGAACACCAGCACCTGATCTCCGGCGGAGTTCTGGCTCTGCCATCAGCTCTCGTCAATAAATTACAAAATTCTCTTGTAACTAAATTCAAATTTCTCTTACCACTAAATTGCTACAAAATCGCTGTGATGTGCTTAGGATGGTTCAAATTGGAAAGCAAACAGTTACAAGATTAGGTGTTGTAATAATCTTGTCTAAAGAAGTGAACATAGGTTGTCAGACAGTTTTAGGATGATCAAAGAGTGGTTTTGCTTTCATAAGTCCTAACACCTAATTAACCTAATCGTTGAGGTTTTGTAcgtgtaattttttttctgcaAGTGAGTAATCGTTGAAGTTTTGTATGTGTAATCTTTTTTGTAAGTGACCATATGAGATACTATAATCTCCGAAATGTTTTTCTACATATTCATCATTTTAGATTTATATATTTTTGAGATAACTCATCTTGTAAGTGATAAGAACTAAAGATCATGTTACCACTCAACCATCAAAATCACAAAtaataatcttttttttccttatatCCTCCCTTCGTTGACCGCAACATTGACCTACGCATCATAGAACAAGCAAACCGGTTCATGCAACCCAAAATCCCCACATTTAAAACTCTGTACCTGTAATGCAGTGTGCCGTTGCATCCTCCTCAGTCCCACACGACACGAGCAAGGCATCAGCCATCACTCCCGTTTGTCACAAACACAGCCAAATCCGATCGATGTGAACGGCATCGACCGTTCACCCAGCTATTCTCTGTCGTTCATACCTGGTCGCTCGGTTCCCCAGCGAAATAACATAGGCAGACCCCCCGCACATAGCTCTGGCCCAGAGAATGACTTGAGATCCTGGCATCTCTCGAGCGAGCAACTCAGACATTCGAGTGATTGACCATCGAGCCAACACGTGGGGTGGTGCCGACCTGAACGCATCCATCATCGAGTGCCTCTGCCTGCCCAACGCCAACGAACGCCGGCCCGGACCTCGCTCGACCTCGTCGTCAACAAGGCCGGCCGGTCCCGGAGTACGGCGGCCATACATCCGGCCTGTGGAATGCTAATAACATGGGATGGACCTGGCTGGAGATATCCAGCA is a genomic window containing:
- the LOC117837329 gene encoding L-type lectin-domain containing receptor kinase SIT2: MASVLAAVVPVLLALLARSGSPAAAGAATEFVLAGFAGANLTASGAAVVTSSGLLRLTNETNEAFGHGFHPAPLRFKDASTGAPVSFSTTFVVAILPRYPDAHGHGLAFALAPSATVSGAVAGKNLGLFNTSNHLGNGQSEVVAVELDTAMDEEFADINDNHVGVDVNSLKSNCSKPAGYVADAGTVKLNVSLVCGDPLQVWIEYDGASTRLEVTVSPAGVPRPAVPLVSCAVNLSSVVADGTYVGFSAANGAASSSHYVLGWSFRLGGGRAPDLDLSKLPRVPSSRPKKTMHPQLVLALILLAVVALLVVSAGVTLFVVWRRRFTEVEEDWELEYGPHRISYKDLHAATRGFRDVIGAGGFGRVYHGVLRRSGTEVAVKKVAHDSRQGLREFVSEIASMSRLRHRNLVQLLGYCRRRGELILVYDYMVNGSLDKHLFDAENRPALSWERRAKIIRDVAAGLLYLHEEWEQVVVHRDIKASNVLLDTDMNGKLSDFGLARLYDHGSDSQTTHVIGTLGYLAPEMIKTGKATPSADVFAFGAFLLEVACGRRPVESLSNNNADPAGLVDNVLECWKTGRIRDARDPRIGKCDEDDLELVLKLGLLCSHPDPRCRPSMRQVVQVLEGAAPVPETPPEDLGSSGRTFGYYETFDEFLNMFPTTIEVATVTPRLGRTPAPNTST